A stretch of Canis lupus baileyi chromosome 2, mCanLup2.hap1, whole genome shotgun sequence DNA encodes these proteins:
- the BNC1 gene encoding zinc finger protein basonuclin-1 yields MAEAISCSLNCSCQSFKPGKINHRQCEQCRHGWVAHALSKLRIPAVYPTSQVEIVQSNVVFDISSLMLYGTQAIPVRLKILLDRLFSVLKQDEVLQILHALDWTLQDYIRGYVLQDASGKVLDHWSIMTSEEEVATLQQFLRFGETKSIVELMAIQEKEEQSIIIPPATANVDIRSFIESCSHRSASLPTPVDKGTPGSLHPFENLINNMTFMLPFQFFNPMPPTLIGSLPEQYVLEQAQDQSQDPKQEIHGPFPSSSFLTSSSTSFQTEKEPCLNCPDTITKKEDSSHLSDSSSYNIVTKLERTQLSPEAKVKSERNSLGPKKGRVFCTACEKTFYDKGTLKIHYNAVHLKIKHKCTIEGCNMVFSSLRSRNRHSANPNPRLHMPMNRNSRDKDLRNSLTLAASDSYERPGFAVTSPDCRPLPGYAAPGDGATGGQPAFPSIGQNGVLFPNLKTVQPVLPFYRSPATPAELANTPGGLPSLPLLSSSIPEQLVSSEGPFEALPKKKSRKSSMPIKIEKETVGIINDKRHALSSDEDVPLQVASEDEPEACSPRSDRPPEERHAQAGGPGRPLPAGDRVCRLESGIELSRAICRTPEQATQHSEREAEQKAAVTAVPREIESGGRELQLTPGPEPCVPFPDYIKLQQRLLAGGLLSALSNRGMAFPCFDDSQGLDHMGQHTLGRQKEENRFQCDICKKTFKNACGVKMHHKNMHAKETHVCTVEGCKATFPSRRSRDRHSSNLNLHQKVLTQEALESTEDHFRAAYLLKDVAKETYPDVAFTQQASQTSVIFKGTSRMGSLVYPIAQVHSAGLENYNSGPPSEGTILDLSTTSSVKSESSSHSSWDSDGASEEGTVLMEDSDGNCDGQSFVPGEDEYPICVLMEKADQSLASLPSGLPITCHLCQKTYSNKGTFRAHYKTVHLRQLHKCKVPGCNTMFSSVRSRNRHSQNPNLHKSLASSPSHLQ; encoded by the exons CCCTGAGCAAGCTGAGGATCCCCGCCGTGTATCCCACAAGCCAGGTGGAGATTGTCCAGTCCAACGTGGTGTTTGATATCAGCAGCCTCATGCTCTACGGGACCCAGGCCATCCCTGTTCGCCTGAAAATCCTATTGGACCGGCTCTTCAGTGTATTGAAGCAAGATGAGGTCCTCCAGATCCTCCATGCCTTGGACTGGACCCTGCAGGATTATATCCGGGGATATGTGCTGCAG GATGCATCGGGAAAGGTGCTAGATCACTGGAGCATCATGACCAGTGAGGAAGAGGTGGCCACCCTGCAGCAGTTCCTTCGTTTTGGAGAGACCAAGTCCATAGTTGAGCTCATGGCAATCCAAGAGAAAGAGGAGCAGTCCATCATCATCCCACCGGCCACAGCGAACGTGGACATCAGGTCTTTCATCGAGAGCTGCAGCCACAGGAGTGCCAGCCTCCCTACTCCTGTGGACAAGGGCACCCCCGGCAGCCTGCACCCCTTTGAGAACCTCATAAACAACATGACTTTCATGCTGCCTTTCCAGTTCTTCAATCCCATGCCTCCCACGCTGATAGGATCGCTGCCTGAGCAATATGTGCTGGAGCAGGCGCAGGACCAAAGTCAGGACCCCAAACAGGAAATCCATGGCCCTTTCCCCAGCAGCAGCTTCTTAACTTCCAGCTCCACCTCATTTCAGACTGAAAAGGAGCCATGTCTAAACTGTCCAGACACGATTACTAAAAAGGAAGACAGCTCCCACTTAAGTGACTCCAGCTCATACAACATCGTCACCAAGCTTGAGAGGACACAGTTGTCCCCCGAGGCCAAGGTGAAGTCAGAGAGGAACAGCCTGGGTCCAAAGAAGGGCCGAGTATTCTGCACGGCGTGTGAGAAGACCTTCTATGACAAGGGCACGCTCAAGATCCACTACAACGCTGTCCACCTGAAGATCAAGCACAAGTGCACCATCGAGGGGTGCAACATGGTGTTCAGCTCTCTGCGGAGCCGGAACCGCCACAGCGCCAACCCCAACCCGCGGCTGCACATGCCCATGAACAGAAACAGCAGGGACAAGGATCTCAGGAACAGCCTGACCCTGGCTGCCTCGGACAGCTACGAGCGCCCCGGCTTCGCGGTGACCTCTCCGGACTGCAGGCCTCTGCCAGGCTACGCTGCTCCGGGGGACGGTGCCACCGGGGGCCAGCCAGCCTTCCCGAGCATCGGCCAAAATGGAGTACTGTTCCCCAACCTGAAGACCGTGCAGCCGGTCCTTCCTTTCTACCGCAGTCCAGCCACTCCGGCCGAGCTAGCCAACACCCCCGGGGGgctgccttctctccctctcttgtccTCTTCAATCCCAGAACAGCTGGTTTCCAGCGAAGGGCCATTTGAGGCCCTTCCCAAGAAGAAATCCCGCAAGTCCAGCATGCCCATCAAAATCGAGAAGGAGACCGTGGGAATAATTAACGACAAGAGGCATGCTCTCAGCTCAGATGAGGATGTGCCCCTGCAGGTGGCCAGCGAAGACGAGCCGGAGGCCTGCAGTCCTCGGTCAGACAGGCCACCCGAGGAGCGGCACGCACAGGCAGGAGGCCCCGGGAGACCCCTCCCGGCAGGGGACAGGGTCTGCCGCCTAGAATCAGGGATCGAGTTGAGCAGAGCCATCTGCAGGACCCCTGAGCAGGCCACGCAGCACTCAGAGAGGGaggctgagcagaaggcagcagTGACCGCAGTGCCCAGGGAGATCGAGAGTGGTGGCCGTGAGCTTCAGCTCACACCTGGGCCAGAGCCATGTGTCCCCTTTCCTGACTACATCAAACTTCAGCAGCGCCTGCTGGCCGGTGGGCTCCTCAGTGCTCTGTCCAACAGAGGGATGGCTTTTCCTTGTTTCGATGATTCTCAAGGGCTGGACCACATGGGTCAGCACACGTTgggaaggcagaaggaagagaatcGCTTCCAGTGTGACATCTGTAAGAAGACATTTAAGAACGCTTGCGGTGTGAAAATGCACCACAAGAACATGCATGCCAAAGAAACGCACGTGTGCACGGTGGAGGGCTGTAAAGCCACCTTCCCTTCTCGCAGGAGCAGAGACAG ACACAGTTCAAACCTAAACCTCCACCAAAAAGTGTTGACCCAAGAAGCACTGGAGAGCACCGAAGACCATTTCCGTGCAGCTTACCTTCTGAAAGATGTGGCAAAGGAGACCTACCCGGATGTGGCTTTCACTCAGCAAGCCTCCCAGACATCTGTCATCTTCAAGGGAACGAGTCGGATGGGCAGTCTGGTTTACCCAATCGCCCAGGTCCACAGCGCCGGCCTGGAGAACTACAACTCTGGTCCGCCAAGTGAGGGCACCATCTTGGATCTGAGCACTACCTCAAGTGTGAAGTCAGAGAGCAGCAGCCACTCCTCTTGGGACTCAGATGGGGCGAGTGAGGAGGGCACCGTGCTCATGGAGGACAGTGATGGGAACTGTGATGGGCAGAGCTTTGTCCCCGGGGAAGATGAGTACCCCATCTGTGTCCTCATGGAGAAGGCTGACCAGAGCCTTGCCAGCTTGCCTTCTGGATTACCCATAACGTGTCACCTCTGCCAAAAGACGTACAGTAATAAAGGGACCTTCAGGGCTCACTACAAAACTGTGCATCTCCGCCAGCTTCACAAATGCAAAGTTCCGGGCTGCAACACCATGTTCTCATCCGTTCGCAGTCGAAACAGACACAGCCAGAATCCCAACCTGCACAAAAGCCTGGCCTCCTCTCCCAGTCATCTACAGTAA